Proteins from one Triticum aestivum cultivar Chinese Spring chromosome 7A, IWGSC CS RefSeq v2.1, whole genome shotgun sequence genomic window:
- the LOC123151378 gene encoding uncharacterized protein, translated as MGTEQAKEGRGAGEERVVVRTGPRPALPAPQQRAVDQFWRERQEDMEATVDFNDRILPMSRLKRLIRAEEDGMLIAADTPAYLAKLCELFVQELALRAWACAQSHHRRIILESDIAEAIAFTESYDFLATVLLEHQREARLVGRAATPTTPVVTAARARLITRKRHMPDPNPRRPVHGVRRIRPRALPVTPTSPPPDVRYVPVPFPFPSAPIGATATAEGLMIIPPINAATTGRAFFLDMNSGTSFAGENSAAETMASPPPAGPAGAVALPSVHPAAYYLCAYPVTNDVEAFAVGNTDPDVIPPEIVVGDVAIPPEIIEGNVADGNGDGGQQQQQTENLGGNGENVVVPQSNDVQEDGADGMFLEEILMDEDLMFPDAELFSLVGAAPDPEDFIVDQDVLDDVFANPSSSASSD; from the coding sequence ATGGGGACCGAGCAAGCGAAGGAAGGAAGGGGAGCGGGGGAGGAGCGCGTGGTGGTGCGCACGGGGCCGAGGCCGGCGCTGCCGGCGCCGCAGCAGCGGGCGGTGGACCAGTTCTGGAGGGAGCGGCAGGAGGATATGGAGGCGACGGTGGACTTCAACGACCGCATACTGCCCATGTCCCGCCTCAAGAGGCTCATCCGCGCCGAGGAGGACGGCATGCTGATCGCCGCCGACACGCCGGCGTACCTGGCCAAGCTCTGCGAGCTCTTCGTGCAGGAGCTCGCCCTGCGCGCCTGGGCGTGCGCCCAGTCCCACCACCGCCGCATCATACTGGAATCGGACATCGCCGAGGCCATCGCCTTCACCGAGTCGTACGACTTCCTCGCCACCGTGCTCCTCGAGCACCAACGGGAGGCGCGGCTGGTCGGCCGTGCTGCTACGCCGACAACACCCGTGgtgacggcggcgagggcgaggctcATCACCAGGAAGCGCCACATGCCGGACCCGAATCCTCGGCGGCCGGTGCATGGGGTGCGGAGAATTCGTCCCCGTGCGCTTCCTGTCACGCCTACTTCGCCGCCGCCGGACGTTCGCTACGTGCCGGTTCCGTTTCCGTTCCCTTCGGCGCCGATCGGAGCCACAGCGACGGCGGAGGGGCTGATGATTATCCCACCCATCAACGCCGCGACTACGGGTCGCGCGTTCTTCCTGGACATGAACAGCGGCACTAGCTTCGCAGGTGAAAACTCTGCTGCTGAAACTATGGCATCTCCTCCTCCGGCAGGGCCTGCAGGAGCAGTGGCGCTGCCCAGTGTCCATCCTGCCGCTTACTACCTGTGCGCTTACCCGGTGACCAACGACGTTGAGGCCTTCGCCGTTGGCAACACTGATCCTGATGTCATCCCACCGGAGATTGTAGTGGGAGACGTCGCCATTCCACCGGAGATTATAGAGGGAAACGTCGCCGATGGCAACGGCGACGgcggacagcagcagcagcagaccgAAAACCTTGGTGGTAATGGTGAGAATGTGGTGGTGCCGCAAAGCAATGATGTGCAGGAAGATGGTGCAGATGGGATGTTCCTGGAGGAGATCCTCATGGATGAAGACCTGATGTTTCCCGACGCCGAGCTTTTTTCGTTGGTGGGCGCTGCACCTGATCCGGAGGATTTCATCGTCGACCAAGATGTTCTCGACGACGTCTTCGCCAACCCGAGCAGCAGCGCAAGCAGCGACTGA